From one Eucalyptus grandis isolate ANBG69807.140 chromosome 9, ASM1654582v1, whole genome shotgun sequence genomic stretch:
- the LOC120288443 gene encoding UPF0481 protein At3g47200-like, with the protein MAAIHDKELFLGWYLITLKLRETVESRLPKKSTYGGEIVPDYERRPPKSEWVVSIEEKLEQGRQDHVPSSWAKLSIYRFPHYLKNGEDKAWVPQIVSLGPYHHGEEHLRHMDRHKWRCLHHILERSNQKIDLYLDSVKKVERTARACYEGTISMSRDEFVEMMVLDSCFVIELFRGFTEGFEKLGYPRNDPVFSMRRLILEIQRDMIMLENQIPLFILNRLLRLQLSDPNQKGCVAKLAIQFFDPLMPTQTIRPSHKRLKFNPLYNHDTLHYLEGFRRSLLHLGPKRSKTKQWPQSREKLTFCLTKLWEAGIKIRLSYPNSFWDIQFEQGILKISRLEIHEGTWSLFLNLIAFEQSHFDCENHITSYVIFMHNLISSPEDVQYLCRCGIIEHCLGSNAEVVDLFNRLCQGVAFDIKNSYLYDLSKKVDRYCLVKWLSLRAALAQKWNAWRAILKNKYFDNPWSIISFIAAVVLLVLTFIQSLYAVYSYNRSRS; encoded by the coding sequence ATGGCTGCTATTCACGACAAGGAGCTCTTCTTGGGTTGGTATTTAATCACTCTCAAGCTCCGAGAAACTGTGGAATCTCGACTCCCCAAGAAATCAACCTATGGGGGCGAAATCGTCCCTGACTATGAGCGAAGGCCTCCCAAGTCCGAGTGGGTCGTCTCCATCGAAGAGAAGCTCGAGCAAGGTCGCCAGGACCACGTGCCAAGCTCATGGGCAAAGCTCTCCATTTACCGGTTTCCACACTATCTCAAGAATGGTGAGGACAAGGCCTGGGTCCCCCAGATCGTCTCCCTCGGGCCGTACCACCACGGTGAGGAGCACCTCCGCCATATGGACCGGCACAAGTGGCGCTGCCTCCACCACATCCTTGAGCGCTCCAATCAAAAGATAGACCTCTATCTAGACTCGGTGAAGAAGGTCGAGAGGACAGCTCGTGCCTGCTATGAGGGAACCATATCCATGAGCCGCGATGAGTTTGTAGAGATGATGGTTCTTGACAGTTGCTTTGTGATCGAGCTGTTCCGAGGATTCACCGAGGGGTTTGAGAAACTCGGCTACCCTCGCAATGACCCTGTCTTCTCAATGCGGCGATTGATACTTGAGATCCAACGGGACATGATCATGCTCGAGAATCAAATCCCGCTCTTCATACTCAACCGGCTGCTCCGACTCCAGCTCAGTGACCCCAACCAGAAGGGATGCGTAGCCAAGCTGGCGATCCAGTTCTTCGACCCTCTGATGCCGACGCAAACAATCAGACCGAGCCACAAAAGATTGAAGTTCAACCCGTTATACAACCATGACACGCTCCATTACCTTGAAGGGTTTCGGCGGAGCCTCCTGCACTTGGGCCCCAAGCGGTCCAAGACCAAGCAATGGCCTCAGAGCCGGGAAAAGCTCACTTTCTGCTTGACCAAGCTCTGGGAAGCCGGGATCAAGATCAGGTTGAGCTATCCGAACAGTTTTTGGGACATCCAGTTCGAGCAGGGGATCCTCAAGATCTCCAGGCTTGAGATCCATGAAGGGACATGGTCGCTCTTCCTCAACCTGATAGCCTTCGAGCAGTCTCACTTTGATTGCGAGAACCACATCACCTCTTACGTAATCTTCATGCACAACTTGATCAGCTCCCCTGAGGACGTTCAATACCTCTGCCGCTGTGGTATCATCGAGCACTGCCTTGGGAGCAACGCCGAGGTCGTTGACCTCTTCAACCGGCTTTGCCAGGGGGTGGCCTTCGACATTAAAAACAGTTATCTCTATGATCTGTCCAAGAAAGTGGACAGATACTGCTTAGTCAAATGGCTTTCCTTGAGAGCCGCTCTCGCTCAAAAGTGGAATGCCTGGAGAGCCATTCTCAAGAACAAGTACTTCGACAATCCATGGTCAATCATTTCCTTCATTGCTGCTGTTGTTTTGCTTGTGCTTACTTTCATACAGTCCCTCTATGCTGTCTATAGCTACAATAGGTCGCGTTCTTGA
- the LOC120288444 gene encoding UPF0481 protein At3g47200-like, with protein MFAVLKKKLASGYSITLNLKEALESVLPKKSNSDASTGVIDHPHHQQKQQPQDQQLHKLPQEPSQDKKVAEDEPRPTKPEWVVSIKKLEQLCLEDVESPGPNPSICRIPHYLKDGEDNAWVPQIVSLGPYHHGKEHLRHMEKHKLRCLHRIIWRTKHERDFYLESVREVEQDAHGCYEGSKSMNIEEFLNMMVLDGCFMIELFLGFTIGFEKLGYPRNDSVFSTWRSMHKIRRDMIMLENQIPLFILDRLLGLQLGDPNQKGLAAKLALRFFNPPQPTDDPLTEVSMNRIDIDLVSDKCKIHCLEVYRWSLLHPSQKRVGNQSPSQRQQQLIHCVTELWEAGIEFKKRKTDKFWDIQFKNGVLYIPKLVIHDGTRSRFLNLIAFEQCNFDCGNHITSYVIFMDNLINSAEDVRHLHSCGIIEHWLGSNTDIANLFNRLCQEVAFDIKDSYLCGLSEEVNKYYSNRWNGWIAGLKHKYFSNPWSIISVIAAFILLALTFTQTFYGIYAYYR; from the coding sequence ATGTTCgctgttttaaagaaaaagctCGCTAGTGGGTATTCAATCACTCTCAACCTCAAAGAAGCTTTGGAATCTGTACTGCCGAAGAAATCGAACTCCGATGCATCCACAGGAGTAATAGATCACCCCCACCACCAACAAAAACAACAGCCTCAGGACCAGCAGCTGCACAAGTTACCGCAAGAACCATCCCAGGACAAAAAGGTTGCCGAAGATGAGCCGAGGCCTACCAAGCCTGAGTGGGTCGTCTCCATCAAAAAGCTTGAGCAACTTTGCCTGGAAGACGTGGAGTCCCCGGGGCCAAACCCCTCAATTTGCCGGATCCCGCACTATCTCAAGGACGGCGAGGACAACGCCTGGGTCCCCCAGATCGTCTCCCTTGGGCCGTACCACCACGGTAAGGAGCACCTCCGCCATATGGAGAAGCACAAGTTGCGCTGCCTCCACCGCATAATCTGGCGCACTAAGCACGAGAGAGACTTCTATCTAGAATCAGTGAGGGAGGTTGAACAGGACGCTCACGGCTGCTACGAGGGATCGAAATCCATGAACATCGAGGAATTCTTGAATATGATGGTTCTCGATGGTTGCTTTATGATCGAGCTGTTCCTGGGGTTCACCATAGGGTTCGAAAAACTGGGCTACCCTCGCAATGACTCCGTCTTCTCAACGTGGAGATCGATGCACAAGATTCGGCGGGACATGATCATGCTCGAGAATCAGATCCCGCTCTTCATACTTGACCGGCTTCTCGGCCTTCAGCTTGGTGATCCTAACCAGAAGGGGCTCGCGGCCAAGTTGGCGCTTCGGTTCTTCAACCCTCCCCAGCCGACGGACGATCCTCTGACTGAGGTTAGCATGAATAGAATTGATATCGACCTGGTATCTGACAAGTGTAAGATCCATTGCCTCGAAGTGTACCGGTGGAGCCTCTTGCACCCGAGCCAGAAGCGGGTGGGGAACCAGAGCCCGTCGCAGAGGCAGCAACAGCTCATCCACTGTGTGACCGAGCTTTGGGAAGCCGGGATTGAGTTCAAAAAGAGGAAGACGGACAAGTTCTGGGACATCCAGTTCAAGAACGGGGTCCTCTATATCCCTAAGCTTGTTATCCATGATGGTACGAGGTCACGCTTCCTCAACTTGATAGCCTTTGAGCAGTGTAACTTCGATTGCGGCAACCACATCACCTCGTACGTAATCTTCATGGACAACCTGATCAATTCCGCCGAAGACGTCAGGCACCTCCACTCCTGTGGAATCATTGAGCATTGGCTTGGGAGCAACACCGACATTGCCAACCTCTTCAACCGGCTTTGCCAGGAGGTGGCCTTCGACATCAAAGATAGTTATCTCTGTGGACTGTCTGAGGAGGTGAACAAATACTACAGCAATAGGTGGAATGGCTGGATAGCCGGTCTCAAGCACAAGTACTTCAGTAATCCCTGGTCAATCATTTCGGTCATTGCTGCTTTCATTTTGCTCGCGCTTACTTTCACTCAGACCTTCTATGGAATCTATGCCTACTATAGGTAG